In one window of Acanthochromis polyacanthus isolate Apoly-LR-REF ecotype Palm Island chromosome 8, KAUST_Apoly_ChrSc, whole genome shotgun sequence DNA:
- the myrf gene encoding myelin regulatory factor isoform X3 has translation MDVVDETEALQRFFEGHDITSSLEPANIDTSILEEYISKEDDSTDICFSEVHSTPGPNYSSPQAGVSSSGGLVCGVSPPIPLRQGAPPPGPPSCQNAYPPGPSLGLRHSYPCLGQQQQQQHHQQHQQQQQGHVKPEHRGHYAPGTLPESPPDSSSEPYSPQQVNDPHMIRTMTPENMCQMTPTPPLPPHGHYPSMHRDMYLKPEPMISQYPIGPATSGSGDMQQTQMLHQLLQHPQGQDMCVSVSSHSSIPVHQAKKRKHSDSPNSTLNSQILTGLMQDADNAYLDPNYQCIKWQPHQQNKWTPLYDANCKELPMPTYRVDADKGFNFSLADDAFVCQKKNHFQVTVYIGMLGDPKYIKTSDGLQPIDCFYLKLNGVKVEAMNQSISVEQSQSDRSKRPFKPVLVTLPPEQVTKVTVGRLHFSETTANNMRKKGKPNPDQRYFMLVVALHAQSHSQSYTVAAQVSERIIVRVTSGHASNPGQFESDNEVLWQRGQLPDSVYHHGRVGINTDRPDEALVVHGNLKVMGSLVHPSDIRAKENVQEVDTTDNLKRISQMRLVHYQYKPEFAATVGIENTAETGVIAQEVQQILPEAVKEGGDVVCANGETIPNLLVVNKERIFMENVGAVKELCKLTDNLETRIDELERWSRKLAKLRRLDSMKSTVSGGTVSQSGSYFSRTGSGPLKKKPVKPGSKSPLPDQGCISQKFMQGTILALVIVMAFSVISMSVLYVLTLHHRGDVTEKDGYLPSCVLYISWMPIFTATVTVCPPVCPWSSAALGSSRKSPNTPMSTTPEPACCSTTAVNNQSATVLTLSNNQSTPGLGSPVPTPATIMKKAKSRPMEKDGHNRNRLSHTSAPMYFAKSKRPASTDLDGAGANNRLPGGQQPVPRRQRSLHTKGGRSAPSLISVYIVETNQEITAQSCATAESCSYTISLHGKRNSSISQITLHMMSTNSMWVRQCGTTRGRLCPNHTETELYSGQRTSAKGTHHLWSLPVLSFQDVTYHFRVSQSSEVSCATDEKPSSYSDYHFIIQSSCV, from the exons GTCATGATATTACCAGTTCTCTGGAGCCAGCCAACATCGACACCAGTATCCTGGAAGAGTACATCAGCAAGGAGGACGATAGCACTGACAT CTGTTTCTCAGAGGTCCACAGCACCCCAGGACCAAATTACTCATCCCCCCAGGCAGGAGTGTCCTCCTCCGGAGGGTTAGTGTGTGGTGTGAGCCCCCCTATTCCACTGCGCCAAGGAGCCCCTCCACCCGGGCCTCCTAGCTGTCAGAACGCCTACCCCCCAGGTCCATCCCTGGGCCTCCGACACAGCTACCCCTGCCTgggacaacagcagcagcagcagcatcaccaacaacaccagcagcagcaacagggTCACGTCAAACCTGAACACAGGGGCCATTACGCTCCAGG gacaCTACCTGAGTCCCCTCCAGACTCCAGCTCTGAGCCGTACTCTCCTCAGCAGGTGAATG ATCCTCACATGATCAGGACCATGACACCAGAGAACATGTGTCAGATGACTCCAACGCCACCCCTCCCGCCGCACGGCCACTATCCCAGCATGCATCGGGACATGTACCTGAAGCCTGAGCCCATGATATCGCAGTATCCTATTGGTCCAGCCACGAGCGGAAGCGGAGACATGCAGCAGACGCAGATGCtccatcagttactgcagcaTCCTCAGGGCCAAGA tatgtgtgtttctgtttcctctcaCAGCAGCATCCCAGTTCATCAGGCTAAGAAGAGGAAGCACTCCGACTCTCCCAACAGCACCCTGAATTCCCAAATCCTCACAG GTTTAATGCAGGATGCAGACAACGCCTACCTGGACCCAAATTATCAGTGCATTAAGTGGCAACCTCATCAGCAGAACAAGTGGACTCCACTATATGATGCCAACTGCAAAGAGCT TCCAATGCCAACGTACCGTGTCGATGCCGACAAAGGTTTCAACTTCTCCTTGGCTGACGACGCTTTTGTGTGCCAGAAGAAGAACCACTTCCAGGTCACAGTATACATCGGCATGCTCGGAGATCCTAAATACATCAAGACAAGTGATGGACTGCAGCCCATTGATTGCTTCTATCTCAAGCTCAATGGAGTAAAG GTGGAAGCGATGAATCAGTCCATCAGTGTGGAGCAGTCACAGTCTGACCGCAGCAAGAGGCCTTTCAAGCCAGTGCT cGTCACTTTGCCCCCAGAGCAGGTCACGAAGGTCACAGTGGGGCGGCTCCACTTCAGCGAGACCACAGCAAATAACATGAGGAAGAAGGGAAAACCGAATCCCGATCAGAG GTATTTCATGCTGGTGGTGGCGCTGCATGCTCAGTCCCACAGTCAGAGCTATACTGTGGCTGCTCAAGTGTCTGAGAGGATCATCGTCAGGGTAACGTCTGGCCAT GCATCCAACCCGGGCCAATTTGAAAGTGACAACGAGGTGTTGTGGCAGCGAGGCCAACTGCCAGACTCAGTCTACCACCACGGCAGAGTGGGGATTAATACAGACCGACCCGACGAGGCCCTTGTTGTCCACGGCAACCTGAAGGTCATGGGATCTCTGGTTCACCCGTCTGACATCAGGGCCAAAGAAAATGTCCAGGAG GTCGACACCACAGACAATTTAAAACGGATTTCTCAGATGAGGCTGGTCCATTATCAATACAAGCCTGAGTTTGCTGCCACCGTGGGCATAGAGAACACTGCAGAGACCG GAGTGATCGCACAAGAGGTTCAACAAATCCTGCCTGAAGCAGTAAAGGAGGGGGGTGACGTGGTGTGTGCCAACGGAGAAACTATCCCCAACTTGTTAGTTGTCAACAAG GAGCGTATCTTTATGGAGAACGTCGGAGCAGTGAAGGAGCTGTGTAAGCTGACAGACAACCTGGAGACTCGTATTGATGAACTGGAGCGTTGGAGCCGTAAACTGGCCAAACTACGTCGTCTTGACAGCATGAAGAGCACCGTGAGCGGAGGCACTGTCAG CCAATCAGGAAGCTATTTTAGCAGGACAGGGAGCGGCCCACTCAAAAAGAAGCCAGTCAAACCTGGGAGCAAG AGCCCGCTTCCAGATCAGGGCTGCATCAGTCAGAAGTTCATGCAGGGGACCATCCTGGCACTGGTCATTGTCATGGCCTTCAG TGTCATTTCCATGTCCGTCCTCTATGTGCTCACTCTTCACCATAGAGGAGATGTCACCGAGAAAGATGG CTATCTTCCTTCCTGTGTTCTCTACATCTCTTGGATGCCCATCTTCACTGCCACTGTAACTGTCTGTCCGCCTGTCTGCCCATG GTCAAGTGCTGCACTGGGGTCCTCACGCAAGAGTCCAAATACTCCAATGTCAACCACTCCCGAACCAG CTTGCTGTTCGACAACAGCCGTAAACAACCAATCAGCTACCGTGTTGACACTGAGTAACAACCAATCCACACCAG GTTTAGGAAGCCCGGTTCCCACACCAGCCACTATTATGAAGAAGGCCAAGTCTAGACCAATGGAGAAGGATGGCCATAATAGAAACCGTCTGAGTCACACCTCAGCGCCCATGTACTTCGCCAAGTCCAAAAGGCCTGCTTCTACAGACCTGGACGGCGCGGGGGCCAACAACCGCCTGCCTGGGGGGCAGCAGCCAGTGCCACGCAGACAACGCAGCCTCCATACAAAgg gAGGAAGGTCAGCTCCCTCTCTCATTAGTGTATATATCGTGGAGACAAACCAAGAAATCACAGCACAGAGTTGCGCaacagcagagagctgcag cTATACAATATCACTTCATGGAAAAAGAAATTCCTCCATCTCACAAATCACTTTGCACATGAT GTCCACAAACAGCATGTGGGTACGACAATGTGGAACAACCAGGGGACGGTTATGTCCCAACCACACAGAAACAGAGCTGTACAGTGGACAGAGGACATCAGCAAAG GGGACTCATCATCTGTGGTCACTGCCTGTTCTGTCCTTCCAGGACGTCACATATCACTTCCGTGTCTCCCAGTCC AGTGAAGTGAGCTGTGCCACCGATGAAAAACCCTCATCATACTCTGACTACCATTTTATCATTCAGAGCAGCTGTGTGTGA
- the myrf gene encoding myelin regulatory factor isoform X1: protein MDVVDETEALQRFFEGHDITSSLEPANIDTSILEEYISKEDDSTDICFSEVHSTPGPNYSSPQAGVSSSGGLVCGVSPPIPLRQGAPPPGPPSCQNAYPPGPSLGLRHSYPCLGQQQQQQHHQQHQQQQQGHVKPEHRGHYAPGTLPESPPDSSSEPYSPQQVNDPHMIRTMTPENMCQMTPTPPLPPHGHYPSMHRDMYLKPEPMISQYPIGPATSGSGDMQQTQMLHQLLQHPQGQDMCVSVSSHSSIPVHQAKKRKHSDSPNSTLNSQILTGIIKQEPGLMQDADNAYLDPNYQCIKWQPHQQNKWTPLYDANCKELPMPTYRVDADKGFNFSLADDAFVCQKKNHFQVTVYIGMLGDPKYIKTSDGLQPIDCFYLKLNGVKVEAMNQSISVEQSQSDRSKRPFKPVLVTLPPEQVTKVTVGRLHFSETTANNMRKKGKPNPDQRYFMLVVALHAQSHSQSYTVAAQVSERIIVRVTSGHASNPGQFESDNEVLWQRGQLPDSVYHHGRVGINTDRPDEALVVHGNLKVMGSLVHPSDIRAKENVQEVDTTDNLKRISQMRLVHYQYKPEFAATVGIENTAETGVIAQEVQQILPEAVKEGGDVVCANGETIPNLLVVNKERIFMENVGAVKELCKLTDNLETRIDELERWSRKLAKLRRLDSMKSTVSGGTVSQSGSYFSRTGSGPLKKKPVKPGSKSPLPDQGCISQKFMQGTILALVIVMAFSVISMSVLYVLTLHHRGDVTEKDGYLPSCVLYISWMPIFTATVTVCPPVCPWSSAALGSSRKSPNTPMSTTPEPACCSTTAVNNQSATVLTLSNNQSTPGLGSPVPTPATIMKKAKSRPMEKDGHNRNRLSHTSAPMYFAKSKRPASTDLDGAGANNRLPGGQQPVPRRQRSLHTKGGRSAPSLISVYIVETNQEITAQSCATAESCSYTISLHGKRNSSISQITLHMMSTNSMWVRQCGTTRGRLCPNHTETELYSGQRTSAKGTHHLWSLPVLSFQDVTYHFRVSQSSEVSCATDEKPSSYSDYHFIIQSSCV from the exons GTCATGATATTACCAGTTCTCTGGAGCCAGCCAACATCGACACCAGTATCCTGGAAGAGTACATCAGCAAGGAGGACGATAGCACTGACAT CTGTTTCTCAGAGGTCCACAGCACCCCAGGACCAAATTACTCATCCCCCCAGGCAGGAGTGTCCTCCTCCGGAGGGTTAGTGTGTGGTGTGAGCCCCCCTATTCCACTGCGCCAAGGAGCCCCTCCACCCGGGCCTCCTAGCTGTCAGAACGCCTACCCCCCAGGTCCATCCCTGGGCCTCCGACACAGCTACCCCTGCCTgggacaacagcagcagcagcagcatcaccaacaacaccagcagcagcaacagggTCACGTCAAACCTGAACACAGGGGCCATTACGCTCCAGG gacaCTACCTGAGTCCCCTCCAGACTCCAGCTCTGAGCCGTACTCTCCTCAGCAGGTGAATG ATCCTCACATGATCAGGACCATGACACCAGAGAACATGTGTCAGATGACTCCAACGCCACCCCTCCCGCCGCACGGCCACTATCCCAGCATGCATCGGGACATGTACCTGAAGCCTGAGCCCATGATATCGCAGTATCCTATTGGTCCAGCCACGAGCGGAAGCGGAGACATGCAGCAGACGCAGATGCtccatcagttactgcagcaTCCTCAGGGCCAAGA tatgtgtgtttctgtttcctctcaCAGCAGCATCCCAGTTCATCAGGCTAAGAAGAGGAAGCACTCCGACTCTCCCAACAGCACCCTGAATTCCCAAATCCTCACAGGTATCATCAAACAGGAACCAG GTTTAATGCAGGATGCAGACAACGCCTACCTGGACCCAAATTATCAGTGCATTAAGTGGCAACCTCATCAGCAGAACAAGTGGACTCCACTATATGATGCCAACTGCAAAGAGCT TCCAATGCCAACGTACCGTGTCGATGCCGACAAAGGTTTCAACTTCTCCTTGGCTGACGACGCTTTTGTGTGCCAGAAGAAGAACCACTTCCAGGTCACAGTATACATCGGCATGCTCGGAGATCCTAAATACATCAAGACAAGTGATGGACTGCAGCCCATTGATTGCTTCTATCTCAAGCTCAATGGAGTAAAG GTGGAAGCGATGAATCAGTCCATCAGTGTGGAGCAGTCACAGTCTGACCGCAGCAAGAGGCCTTTCAAGCCAGTGCT cGTCACTTTGCCCCCAGAGCAGGTCACGAAGGTCACAGTGGGGCGGCTCCACTTCAGCGAGACCACAGCAAATAACATGAGGAAGAAGGGAAAACCGAATCCCGATCAGAG GTATTTCATGCTGGTGGTGGCGCTGCATGCTCAGTCCCACAGTCAGAGCTATACTGTGGCTGCTCAAGTGTCTGAGAGGATCATCGTCAGGGTAACGTCTGGCCAT GCATCCAACCCGGGCCAATTTGAAAGTGACAACGAGGTGTTGTGGCAGCGAGGCCAACTGCCAGACTCAGTCTACCACCACGGCAGAGTGGGGATTAATACAGACCGACCCGACGAGGCCCTTGTTGTCCACGGCAACCTGAAGGTCATGGGATCTCTGGTTCACCCGTCTGACATCAGGGCCAAAGAAAATGTCCAGGAG GTCGACACCACAGACAATTTAAAACGGATTTCTCAGATGAGGCTGGTCCATTATCAATACAAGCCTGAGTTTGCTGCCACCGTGGGCATAGAGAACACTGCAGAGACCG GAGTGATCGCACAAGAGGTTCAACAAATCCTGCCTGAAGCAGTAAAGGAGGGGGGTGACGTGGTGTGTGCCAACGGAGAAACTATCCCCAACTTGTTAGTTGTCAACAAG GAGCGTATCTTTATGGAGAACGTCGGAGCAGTGAAGGAGCTGTGTAAGCTGACAGACAACCTGGAGACTCGTATTGATGAACTGGAGCGTTGGAGCCGTAAACTGGCCAAACTACGTCGTCTTGACAGCATGAAGAGCACCGTGAGCGGAGGCACTGTCAG CCAATCAGGAAGCTATTTTAGCAGGACAGGGAGCGGCCCACTCAAAAAGAAGCCAGTCAAACCTGGGAGCAAG AGCCCGCTTCCAGATCAGGGCTGCATCAGTCAGAAGTTCATGCAGGGGACCATCCTGGCACTGGTCATTGTCATGGCCTTCAG TGTCATTTCCATGTCCGTCCTCTATGTGCTCACTCTTCACCATAGAGGAGATGTCACCGAGAAAGATGG CTATCTTCCTTCCTGTGTTCTCTACATCTCTTGGATGCCCATCTTCACTGCCACTGTAACTGTCTGTCCGCCTGTCTGCCCATG GTCAAGTGCTGCACTGGGGTCCTCACGCAAGAGTCCAAATACTCCAATGTCAACCACTCCCGAACCAG CTTGCTGTTCGACAACAGCCGTAAACAACCAATCAGCTACCGTGTTGACACTGAGTAACAACCAATCCACACCAG GTTTAGGAAGCCCGGTTCCCACACCAGCCACTATTATGAAGAAGGCCAAGTCTAGACCAATGGAGAAGGATGGCCATAATAGAAACCGTCTGAGTCACACCTCAGCGCCCATGTACTTCGCCAAGTCCAAAAGGCCTGCTTCTACAGACCTGGACGGCGCGGGGGCCAACAACCGCCTGCCTGGGGGGCAGCAGCCAGTGCCACGCAGACAACGCAGCCTCCATACAAAgg gAGGAAGGTCAGCTCCCTCTCTCATTAGTGTATATATCGTGGAGACAAACCAAGAAATCACAGCACAGAGTTGCGCaacagcagagagctgcag cTATACAATATCACTTCATGGAAAAAGAAATTCCTCCATCTCACAAATCACTTTGCACATGAT GTCCACAAACAGCATGTGGGTACGACAATGTGGAACAACCAGGGGACGGTTATGTCCCAACCACACAGAAACAGAGCTGTACAGTGGACAGAGGACATCAGCAAAG GGGACTCATCATCTGTGGTCACTGCCTGTTCTGTCCTTCCAGGACGTCACATATCACTTCCGTGTCTCCCAGTCC AGTGAAGTGAGCTGTGCCACCGATGAAAAACCCTCATCATACTCTGACTACCATTTTATCATTCAGAGCAGCTGTGTGTGA
- the myrf gene encoding myelin regulatory factor isoform X6, producing MDVVDETEALQRFFEGHDITSSLEPANIDTSILEEYISKEDDSTDICFSEVHSTPGPNYSSPQAGVSSSGGLVCGVSPPIPLRQGAPPPGPPSCQNAYPPGPSLGLRHSYPCLGQQQQQQHHQQHQQQQQGHVKPEHRGHYAPGTLPESPPDSSSEPYSPQQVNDPHMIRTMTPENMCQMTPTPPLPPHGHYPSMHRDMYLKPEPMISQYPIGPATSGSGDMQQTQMLHQLLQHPQGQDSIPVHQAKKRKHSDSPNSTLNSQILTGLMQDADNAYLDPNYQCIKWQPHQQNKWTPLYDANCKELPMPTYRVDADKGFNFSLADDAFVCQKKNHFQVTVYIGMLGDPKYIKTSDGLQPIDCFYLKLNGVKVEAMNQSISVEQSQSDRSKRPFKPVLVTLPPEQVTKVTVGRLHFSETTANNMRKKGKPNPDQRYFMLVVALHAQSHSQSYTVAAQVSERIIVRVTSGHASNPGQFESDNEVLWQRGQLPDSVYHHGRVGINTDRPDEALVVHGNLKVMGSLVHPSDIRAKENVQEVDTTDNLKRISQMRLVHYQYKPEFAATVGIENTAETGVIAQEVQQILPEAVKEGGDVVCANGETIPNLLVVNKERIFMENVGAVKELCKLTDNLETRIDELERWSRKLAKLRRLDSMKSTVSGGTVSQSGSYFSRTGSGPLKKKPVKPGSKSPLPDQGCISQKFMQGTILALVIVMAFSVISMSVLYVLTLHHRGDVTEKDGYLPSCVLYISWMPIFTATVTVCPPVCPWSSAALGSSRKSPNTPMSTTPEPACCSTTAVNNQSATVLTLSNNQSTPGLGSPVPTPATIMKKAKSRPMEKDGHNRNRLSHTSAPMYFAKSKRPASTDLDGAGANNRLPGGQQPVPRRQRSLHTKGGRSAPSLISVYIVETNQEITAQSCATAESCSYTISLHGKRNSSISQITLHMMSTNSMWVRQCGTTRGRLCPNHTETELYSGQRTSAKGTHHLWSLPVLSFQDVTYHFRVSQSSEVSCATDEKPSSYSDYHFIIQSSCV from the exons GTCATGATATTACCAGTTCTCTGGAGCCAGCCAACATCGACACCAGTATCCTGGAAGAGTACATCAGCAAGGAGGACGATAGCACTGACAT CTGTTTCTCAGAGGTCCACAGCACCCCAGGACCAAATTACTCATCCCCCCAGGCAGGAGTGTCCTCCTCCGGAGGGTTAGTGTGTGGTGTGAGCCCCCCTATTCCACTGCGCCAAGGAGCCCCTCCACCCGGGCCTCCTAGCTGTCAGAACGCCTACCCCCCAGGTCCATCCCTGGGCCTCCGACACAGCTACCCCTGCCTgggacaacagcagcagcagcagcatcaccaacaacaccagcagcagcaacagggTCACGTCAAACCTGAACACAGGGGCCATTACGCTCCAGG gacaCTACCTGAGTCCCCTCCAGACTCCAGCTCTGAGCCGTACTCTCCTCAGCAGGTGAATG ATCCTCACATGATCAGGACCATGACACCAGAGAACATGTGTCAGATGACTCCAACGCCACCCCTCCCGCCGCACGGCCACTATCCCAGCATGCATCGGGACATGTACCTGAAGCCTGAGCCCATGATATCGCAGTATCCTATTGGTCCAGCCACGAGCGGAAGCGGAGACATGCAGCAGACGCAGATGCtccatcagttactgcagcaTCCTCAGGGCCAAGA CAGCATCCCAGTTCATCAGGCTAAGAAGAGGAAGCACTCCGACTCTCCCAACAGCACCCTGAATTCCCAAATCCTCACAG GTTTAATGCAGGATGCAGACAACGCCTACCTGGACCCAAATTATCAGTGCATTAAGTGGCAACCTCATCAGCAGAACAAGTGGACTCCACTATATGATGCCAACTGCAAAGAGCT TCCAATGCCAACGTACCGTGTCGATGCCGACAAAGGTTTCAACTTCTCCTTGGCTGACGACGCTTTTGTGTGCCAGAAGAAGAACCACTTCCAGGTCACAGTATACATCGGCATGCTCGGAGATCCTAAATACATCAAGACAAGTGATGGACTGCAGCCCATTGATTGCTTCTATCTCAAGCTCAATGGAGTAAAG GTGGAAGCGATGAATCAGTCCATCAGTGTGGAGCAGTCACAGTCTGACCGCAGCAAGAGGCCTTTCAAGCCAGTGCT cGTCACTTTGCCCCCAGAGCAGGTCACGAAGGTCACAGTGGGGCGGCTCCACTTCAGCGAGACCACAGCAAATAACATGAGGAAGAAGGGAAAACCGAATCCCGATCAGAG GTATTTCATGCTGGTGGTGGCGCTGCATGCTCAGTCCCACAGTCAGAGCTATACTGTGGCTGCTCAAGTGTCTGAGAGGATCATCGTCAGGGTAACGTCTGGCCAT GCATCCAACCCGGGCCAATTTGAAAGTGACAACGAGGTGTTGTGGCAGCGAGGCCAACTGCCAGACTCAGTCTACCACCACGGCAGAGTGGGGATTAATACAGACCGACCCGACGAGGCCCTTGTTGTCCACGGCAACCTGAAGGTCATGGGATCTCTGGTTCACCCGTCTGACATCAGGGCCAAAGAAAATGTCCAGGAG GTCGACACCACAGACAATTTAAAACGGATTTCTCAGATGAGGCTGGTCCATTATCAATACAAGCCTGAGTTTGCTGCCACCGTGGGCATAGAGAACACTGCAGAGACCG GAGTGATCGCACAAGAGGTTCAACAAATCCTGCCTGAAGCAGTAAAGGAGGGGGGTGACGTGGTGTGTGCCAACGGAGAAACTATCCCCAACTTGTTAGTTGTCAACAAG GAGCGTATCTTTATGGAGAACGTCGGAGCAGTGAAGGAGCTGTGTAAGCTGACAGACAACCTGGAGACTCGTATTGATGAACTGGAGCGTTGGAGCCGTAAACTGGCCAAACTACGTCGTCTTGACAGCATGAAGAGCACCGTGAGCGGAGGCACTGTCAG CCAATCAGGAAGCTATTTTAGCAGGACAGGGAGCGGCCCACTCAAAAAGAAGCCAGTCAAACCTGGGAGCAAG AGCCCGCTTCCAGATCAGGGCTGCATCAGTCAGAAGTTCATGCAGGGGACCATCCTGGCACTGGTCATTGTCATGGCCTTCAG TGTCATTTCCATGTCCGTCCTCTATGTGCTCACTCTTCACCATAGAGGAGATGTCACCGAGAAAGATGG CTATCTTCCTTCCTGTGTTCTCTACATCTCTTGGATGCCCATCTTCACTGCCACTGTAACTGTCTGTCCGCCTGTCTGCCCATG GTCAAGTGCTGCACTGGGGTCCTCACGCAAGAGTCCAAATACTCCAATGTCAACCACTCCCGAACCAG CTTGCTGTTCGACAACAGCCGTAAACAACCAATCAGCTACCGTGTTGACACTGAGTAACAACCAATCCACACCAG GTTTAGGAAGCCCGGTTCCCACACCAGCCACTATTATGAAGAAGGCCAAGTCTAGACCAATGGAGAAGGATGGCCATAATAGAAACCGTCTGAGTCACACCTCAGCGCCCATGTACTTCGCCAAGTCCAAAAGGCCTGCTTCTACAGACCTGGACGGCGCGGGGGCCAACAACCGCCTGCCTGGGGGGCAGCAGCCAGTGCCACGCAGACAACGCAGCCTCCATACAAAgg gAGGAAGGTCAGCTCCCTCTCTCATTAGTGTATATATCGTGGAGACAAACCAAGAAATCACAGCACAGAGTTGCGCaacagcagagagctgcag cTATACAATATCACTTCATGGAAAAAGAAATTCCTCCATCTCACAAATCACTTTGCACATGAT GTCCACAAACAGCATGTGGGTACGACAATGTGGAACAACCAGGGGACGGTTATGTCCCAACCACACAGAAACAGAGCTGTACAGTGGACAGAGGACATCAGCAAAG GGGACTCATCATCTGTGGTCACTGCCTGTTCTGTCCTTCCAGGACGTCACATATCACTTCCGTGTCTCCCAGTCC AGTGAAGTGAGCTGTGCCACCGATGAAAAACCCTCATCATACTCTGACTACCATTTTATCATTCAGAGCAGCTGTGTGTGA